A window from Pseudooceanicola algae encodes these proteins:
- a CDS encoding acyl carrier protein, which produces MTDISQKVVEIIAEQAVLEPSDVSLDNTLNDLGIDSLGLVESIFAIEEAFDIQVPFNANEPGESDFDISDVKSIIAGVEKLVAEQHS; this is translated from the coding sequence AGTCAGAAGGTGGTCGAGATCATCGCCGAACAGGCGGTGCTTGAACCATCGGACGTGTCTTTGGACAATACACTGAACGACCTGGGCATCGATTCACTCGGCCTGGTCGAAAGCATTTTCGCGATCGAGGAAGCCTTCGACATTCAGGTGCCATTCAACGCCAATGAGCCGGGTGAAAGCGATTTCGACATCTCGGATGTGAAGTCCATCATTGCCGGGGTCGAAAAACTGGTGGCGGAACAGCATTCGTGA
- a CDS encoding invasion associated locus B family protein: MFAISKVTTALALTGLLALPAYAQDAETPATDAPTPEAGSTDLGGLSMGEDPMTETQTGAVYIRENAGDWAVQCIKTENGEDEPCQLYQLLRDEQNNPVAEIIVYKVEDDSQAVAGANIVAPLETLLPAGLVVSVDQGAPKKYPFAVCNRVGCVSRIGLTEADLNTFKNGGSAEVIIRPYSAPQVEVKLPLSLTGFTNGFEKTTVIPTKAPN; this comes from the coding sequence ATGTTTGCAATTTCCAAAGTCACGACTGCCCTGGCCCTGACCGGCCTCCTCGCCCTTCCGGCCTATGCGCAGGATGCTGAAACGCCAGCCACCGATGCCCCGACGCCCGAAGCCGGGAGCACGGATCTGGGCGGTCTGTCGATGGGCGAAGATCCCATGACCGAGACCCAGACCGGCGCAGTCTACATCCGCGAGAACGCCGGCGATTGGGCGGTGCAGTGCATCAAGACCGAGAACGGCGAAGACGAACCCTGCCAGCTGTACCAACTGCTGCGCGATGAACAGAACAATCCGGTAGCCGAGATCATCGTCTACAAGGTGGAAGACGACAGCCAGGCCGTTGCCGGTGCCAATATCGTGGCCCCGCTGGAAACCCTGCTGCCGGCTGGCCTTGTTGTCAGTGTCGATCAGGGAGCACCGAAGAAATACCCCTTCGCGGTCTGCAACCGCGTCGGTTGCGTGTCGCGCATCGGCCTGACCGAAGCGGATCTGAACACCTTCAAGAACGGCGGCTCGGCCGAGGTGATCATTCGCCCCTACAGCGCCCCGCAGGTCGAAGTGAAACTGCCGCTGTCCCTGACTGGCTTCACCAACGGCTTCGAGAAGACCACCGTCATCCCGACCAAGGCCCCGAACTGA
- a CDS encoding GlxA family transcriptional regulator, with product MSGKGSSVQVISVPPSRPRRFVFVLLNNFSLLSFASAMECLRIANRMAGQTLYLWEMQSESGEMVSCSGGTGFQVSGPLAELGRDDFVLVCSGIKVQDECSRRLMNWLRREARRGLVLGGLCTAAYALARAGLLDGKRATIHWENQDSFAEEFPDVNLTKSVFVVDGNRMTTAGGTSSIDLMLKLIADHHGEDLANSVADQLIYSSIRTDQDTQRLSVPTRIGVRHPKLSKVIQMMEANIEEPISPGLLADDVGMSTRQLERLFRRYLNRSPKRYYMELRLQKARNLLMQTDMSVINVALSCGFASPSHFSKCYRAQYQTTPYRERGSQAGRLSI from the coding sequence ATGTCCGGGAAAGGCTCCTCGGTTCAGGTCATTTCCGTTCCGCCGTCCCGGCCACGCCGGTTCGTATTCGTCCTTCTCAACAATTTCTCGCTGCTCTCCTTCGCCTCGGCGATGGAATGCCTGCGGATTGCCAACCGGATGGCTGGCCAGACCCTGTATCTGTGGGAAATGCAGAGCGAATCCGGTGAAATGGTGTCCTGCTCGGGCGGGACCGGTTTTCAGGTTTCCGGCCCCTTGGCAGAGCTTGGGCGGGATGATTTCGTGCTGGTCTGTTCGGGGATCAAGGTGCAGGACGAATGTTCGCGACGGTTGATGAACTGGCTGCGCCGCGAAGCCCGTCGCGGACTGGTGCTTGGCGGGCTTTGCACCGCTGCCTATGCGCTGGCGCGGGCTGGTTTGCTGGATGGCAAGCGGGCGACGATTCATTGGGAAAACCAGGACAGCTTTGCCGAGGAATTTCCCGACGTGAACCTGACGAAGTCGGTCTTCGTCGTCGATGGCAACCGGATGACCACCGCCGGGGGCACGTCTTCCATCGACCTGATGCTGAAGCTGATCGCGGATCACCATGGCGAGGATCTGGCCAATTCGGTGGCTGATCAGCTGATCTACTCGTCGATCCGCACCGACCAGGACACGCAGCGCCTGTCGGTTCCGACGCGGATCGGTGTGCGCCATCCCAAGCTGAGCAAGGTCATCCAGATGATGGAGGCCAATATTGAGGAACCGATCAGCCCAGGCTTGCTCGCGGACGATGTCGGCATGTCCACGCGTCAGCTGGAACGGCTGTTCCGGCGGTATCTGAACCGCAGCCCGAAACGCTATTACATGGAATTGCGCCTGCAAAAGGCCCGCAACCTCCTGATGCAGACGGATATGAGCGTCATCAACGTCGCCCTGTCCTGCGGCTTTGCCAGCCCGTCGCATTTTTCCAAATGCTACCGGGCGCAGTATCAGACGACCCCCTACCGGGAACGGGGCAGCCAGGCCGGACGCCTGTCGATCTGA
- a CDS encoding beta-ketoacyl-[acyl-carrier-protein] synthase family protein — protein sequence MKRVVITGAGTINALGHDVAETLESMREGRCGIAPLDVRDADRLMVNIGAQVQGFSSEGLFNRQQMVLYDRFTQFALVAAREAIAQSGLTFAGELAHKTGAILGNSGGGMTTIDENYRSVYEDGKNRVHPFVVPKLMNNAAASHVSMEFNLKGPTFTVSSACASSNHAMAQAFQMVRSGMSPVMITGGSESMLCFGGVKAWEGMRVMSKTACRPFSANRNGMVQGEGAGVFVFEDYDHARKRGAEILAEVVGFAMTSDATDIVMPSKQGASRAIAGAMADAGIGPEDIGYINAHGTGTAANDKTESAAVADVFGRHADTVMISSTKSMHGHLIGGTGAVELLACIMAVRDGVIAPTIGYEEPDPECALDVVPNEARDAKVEYALSNAFAFGGLNAVIALRRV from the coding sequence GTGAAACGTGTGGTGATTACCGGGGCAGGGACAATCAACGCCCTTGGCCATGACGTGGCCGAAACCCTGGAATCGATGCGCGAGGGCCGCTGCGGCATCGCGCCGTTGGATGTGCGCGATGCGGACCGGCTGATGGTGAACATCGGCGCGCAGGTCCAGGGCTTCAGCAGCGAAGGCCTGTTCAATCGTCAACAGATGGTGCTGTACGACCGGTTCACCCAATTCGCCCTGGTCGCCGCCCGCGAGGCAATCGCCCAGTCCGGTCTGACCTTTGCCGGCGAATTGGCGCATAAGACCGGTGCCATTCTGGGCAATTCCGGCGGTGGGATGACGACCATCGACGAAAACTACCGCTCGGTCTACGAGGACGGCAAGAACCGGGTGCATCCTTTTGTCGTGCCCAAGCTGATGAACAATGCCGCCGCCAGCCATGTCAGCATGGAATTCAACCTGAAGGGCCCGACCTTCACGGTGTCCTCGGCCTGCGCCAGTTCCAATCACGCCATGGCCCAGGCGTTCCAGATGGTGCGCAGCGGCATGTCGCCTGTAATGATCACCGGGGGGTCCGAAAGCATGCTTTGCTTCGGCGGCGTCAAGGCCTGGGAGGGCATGCGCGTCATGTCCAAGACCGCCTGCCGCCCCTTCAGCGCTAACCGCAACGGCATGGTGCAGGGGGAAGGCGCAGGGGTCTTCGTCTTCGAGGATTATGACCACGCCCGCAAGCGCGGGGCCGAGATCCTGGCCGAAGTCGTCGGCTTCGCCATGACCTCGGATGCGACGGATATCGTCATGCCGTCCAAGCAAGGGGCGTCCCGTGCCATTGCAGGGGCCATGGCCGATGCCGGGATCGGACCCGAGGACATCGGTTACATCAACGCCCATGGCACCGGCACCGCGGCCAATGACAAGACCGAAAGCGCCGCCGTTGCGGATGTCTTCGGACGTCATGCGGACACGGTGATGATCTCTTCGACCAAGTCGATGCACGGCCACCTGATCGGCGGCACCGGCGCGGTGGAGCTTCTGGCCTGCATCATGGCGGTGCGCGACGGGGTGATCGCGCCCACCATTGGCTACGAGGAACCGGACCCCGAATGCGCGCTGGACGTGGTGCCGAACGAGGCCCGCGATGCCAAGGTGGAATATGCGTTGTCCAACGCCTTCGCCTTTGGTGGACTGAACGCCGTGATCGCCTTGCGTCGGGTCTGA